From the genome of Geobacter sp. SVR, one region includes:
- a CDS encoding LysM peptidoglycan-binding domain-containing protein gives MTNRLIARCLTALLLALPCLAVGADQEEPAVYVIKKGDTLWGLSDRFIKDPGYWPELWSKNGQITNPHRVYPGQKVRVFPDRLEFVQEGDQKSVAAARPEDAVQNVTEEQRFAIRGSEGYLMETGMKPFGSIIGGHHDRIIIGMDDIVYTDIGAVNGVKGGEKFSIFREEGAISHPVTNEIMGRKIVPLGTLQLTDIEQTASRAIITKTFKEISPGAYLLPYRDERRREVSLKMPSRQLKGNIVESYSGTTTIAAGDIVFIDLGSVNLAEPGNMLYIVRDVDLDRRYTEGRGATLPQELLGALVILETGRKTATALVIKSIDAIYKGDKIVSHTK, from the coding sequence ATGACAAACAGGTTGATCGCACGGTGTCTGACTGCACTGCTTCTTGCTCTGCCCTGCCTTGCGGTGGGGGCTGACCAGGAGGAGCCGGCTGTCTACGTAATCAAAAAAGGGGACACGCTCTGGGGGCTTTCGGACCGGTTCATCAAAGATCCCGGCTATTGGCCTGAACTGTGGTCGAAAAACGGACAGATCACCAATCCGCACCGCGTCTATCCCGGCCAAAAGGTACGCGTCTTTCCCGACCGGCTCGAATTCGTGCAGGAAGGAGATCAGAAGTCAGTGGCCGCTGCCAGGCCCGAGGATGCCGTTCAGAACGTGACTGAAGAACAGCGATTCGCGATTCGCGGAAGCGAAGGCTATTTGATGGAAACCGGCATGAAGCCGTTCGGCTCCATCATCGGCGGCCATCATGACCGGATCATCATCGGCATGGATGACATCGTTTATACCGATATCGGCGCGGTCAACGGCGTCAAAGGGGGCGAAAAGTTCTCCATCTTCCGCGAGGAAGGGGCCATCAGCCACCCGGTGACCAACGAAATCATGGGCAGGAAGATCGTGCCTCTGGGCACGCTGCAACTGACCGATATCGAACAGACCGCCTCCCGGGCCATCATCACCAAGACCTTCAAGGAGATATCGCCGGGAGCCTATCTGCTCCCGTACCGCGATGAGCGGCGCCGGGAGGTGTCCCTCAAGATGCCGTCCCGCCAGTTGAAAGGCAATATCGTCGAGAGCTACAGCGGCACCACCACCATCGCCGCCGGTGATATCGTCTTTATCGACCTCGGCAGCGTCAATCTGGCGGAGCCGGGCAACATGCTCTACATCGTGCGGGATGTCGATCTTGACCGGCGCTATACCGAAGGACGCGGGGCCACCCTGCCCCAGGAACTGCTGGGGGCCCTGGTGATCCTGGAAACCGGGCGAAAAACCGCCACTGCTCTGGTCATCAAAAGCATCGACGCCATCTACAAGGGCGACAAGATCGTCAGCCACACGAAATAA
- the ybgF gene encoding tol-pal system protein YbgF, with amino-acid sequence MPSGTRWSTCVVICLTLAGCAADELVIKRQAEAEAKLEYLIQADKKSGQRLNELSGQILSLEDQLKGSSEQIRQLQSTILEVRGGQDELKARVVLLAQQAAPKVAVVNQATAHKTKDNGPPGEYVKAFGLYSTNHFTAAIEAFEAFLKNSPDSEYAANASYWIGECYYSMSELTKAAAAFQKTVDAYPKSSKAPDALLKLGYTLTTLKEGDKATAALESLIKGYPGSPAADKARQRLTAPER; translated from the coding sequence ATGCCATCAGGTACCAGATGGAGCACCTGCGTCGTTATCTGTCTCACGCTCGCCGGCTGCGCTGCAGATGAGCTGGTGATCAAGCGCCAGGCAGAGGCGGAGGCGAAGCTCGAGTACCTGATTCAGGCCGACAAGAAGAGCGGGCAACGCCTTAACGAGCTCTCCGGCCAGATTCTGTCCCTGGAGGATCAGCTCAAGGGGTCGTCGGAACAGATCAGGCAGCTCCAGAGCACCATCCTGGAAGTGCGCGGCGGGCAGGACGAATTGAAGGCCCGGGTTGTCCTGCTTGCTCAACAGGCGGCTCCCAAGGTTGCAGTGGTCAACCAGGCCACAGCGCACAAAACAAAAGACAACGGTCCCCCCGGCGAATACGTCAAAGCATTCGGCCTCTACAGCACCAACCACTTCACCGCCGCCATCGAGGCCTTCGAGGCGTTTCTCAAGAACTCTCCCGACAGCGAATACGCCGCCAATGCCTCTTACTGGATCGGCGAATGCTACTACAGTATGTCGGAATTGACCAAGGCGGCAGCAGCCTTCCAGAAAACGGTCGACGCATACCCTAAAAGTTCCAAGGCACCCGATGCCCTGCTGAAACTGGGCTACACACTGACTACCCTCAAAGAGGGGGACAAGGCCACTGCCGCGCTGGAAAGCCTGATCAAGGGCTACCCCGGCAGCCCCGCTGCCGACAAGGCCCGGCAAAGACTGACCGCTCCTGAGCGGTGA